In Candidatus Cloacimonadota bacterium, the genomic stretch AGATGTTATTAAACCTCTGGGAATAACAATATCAGAGGCAGCAAAACATTTAGGTGTTTCCCGCAAAACATTATCCAAATTAGTTAATTCCAGAAGTTCATTAACTCCGGTGATGGCATTACGGATCGCAAAAGCAACGGGAACCAGCCCTGATAGTTGGTTAAACATGCAGACAAAACTGGATTTATGGCTGGCATCACAACATAAACCTGAAAATGTAATAAAATTTGAATTTCAATTTGCAGGTTAATTTTTCAGTGCAAAATATGGATCAAACAAAA encodes the following:
- the higA gene encoding addiction module antidote protein, HigA family produces the protein MIQTRKPTHPGELFLEDVIKPLGITISEAAKHLGVSRKTLSKLVNSRSSLTPVMALRIAKATGTSPDSWLNMQTKLDLWLASQHKPENVIKFEFQFAG